Proteins from one Ipomoea triloba cultivar NCNSP0323 chromosome 1, ASM357664v1 genomic window:
- the LOC116017044 gene encoding LRR receptor-like serine/threonine-protein kinase FEI 1: MGGFCVKISQLLLLILLPCTLLQVARPLSPDGQALNNFRTAIVSSDDVLRQWRPEDPDPCRWKGVKCDPKSKRVTSLSLPNHKLSGPISPDIGKLDQLQILILHDNNFYGTIPPELGNCTVLKSLFLQGNYLSGLIPDQLGNLSFLENLDLSSNSLSGNIPQSLGNLNKLIMFNVSNNFLTGQIPSDGHLSNFGNDSYHGNRNLCGQQINSVCKNNAGGPTPFSQPPNSAQDQNKKKYSGRLLISASATVGALLLVALMCFWGCFLYKRLGKNDSGSLAMDVGPGASIVMFHGDLPYSSKDIIRKLESLNEEHIIGSGGFGTVYKLEMDDGSVFALKRIVKINEGFDRFFERELEILGSIKHRHLVNLRGYCNSPTSKLLIYDFLPGGSLDEALHGRSEQLDWDARLTIIMGAAKGLAYLHHDCSPRIIHRDIKSSNILLDGNYEARVSDFGLAKLLEDEESHITTIVAGTFGYLAPEYMQSGRATEKTDVYSFGVLVLEILSGKRPTDASFIEKGLNIVGWLNFLVTEDRPREIVDSYCEGVQAESLDALLSIAIQCVSSNPEDRPTMHRVLQILESEVMTPCPSDFYDSNSD, from the exons ATGGGTGGCTTCTGTGTGAAAATTTCCCAGCTGTTGCTTTTAATCTTGCTACCATGCACTCTATTACAAGTAGCCCGCCCTCTTAGCCCTGATG GTCAAGCACTTAATAACTTTAGAACAGCAATAGTTAGTTCAGATGATGTGCTTCGCCAGTGGAGACCAGAAGATCCTGATCCATGCAGGTGGAAAGGAGTAAAATGTGACCCAAAATCCAAGCGTGTTACTTCCTT GAGCCTCCCTAATCACAAGTTGAGTGGACCTATATCACCAGACATTGGGAAACTAGATCAGTTGCAAATCCT AATCCTTCATGACAACAACTTCTATGGGACAATTCCTCCTGAGTTGGGGAACTGTACAGTGCTGAAATCTTT GTTTCTGCAGGGTAATTATTTGAGCGGACTGATTCCTGATCAATTGGGAAACCtttcttttcttgaaaatcT GGATCTTTCAAGCAACTCTCTCAGTGGAAATATTCCACAATCACTGGGGAATTTGAACAAACTGATTATGTT CAATGTGTCAAACAATTTTCTGACTGGACAAATACCTTCTGATGGCCATCTTTCCAACTTTGGAAATGACTC CTATCATGGAAATCGTAATTTATGTGGGCAGCAAATTAATTCTGTGTGCAAAAATAATGCCGGAGGTCCTACGCCATTCTCCCAACCTCCTAATTCTg cTCAAgatcaaaataagaaaaaatattctgGGAGACTGCTTATAAGTGCATCCGCTACTGTGGGTGCTTTGCTTTTGGTTGCACTAATGTGTTTCTGGGGTTGCTTCCTCTACAAGAGACTGGGCAAAAATGACAGTGGAAGCCTCGCAATGGATGTTGGGCCAG GTGCCTCAATTGTAATGTTCCATGGAGATTTGCCATACTCTTCAAAGGATATTATCAGGAAGTTGGAATCCTTGAATGAAGAACATATAATTGGTTCTGGGGGATTTGGGACTGTATACAAGCTTGaaatggatgatgggagtgtaTTTGCTTTGAAAAGAAttgtaaaaattaatgaaggTTTTGATAGGTTTTTTGAAAGGGAACTTGAAATTCTTGGAAGCATTAAGCACAGACACCTGGTAAATCTGCGAGGATATTGCAATTCTCCAACTTCAAAGCTGTTAATATATGATTTCTTACCAGGAGGTAGCCTAGATGAAGCTCTGCATG GGAGGTCTGAGCAATTAGACTGGGATGCACGACTAACAATAATCATGGGAGCTGCAAAAGGGCTAGCTTATTTGCATCATGATTGTTCACCTAGAATCATACATCGTGACATAAAGTCCAGTAACATCTTACTAGATGGGAATTATGAGGCACGGGTATCTGACTTTGGATTGGCCAAATTACTTGAGGATGAGGAGTCCCACATCACTACAATTGTGGCAGGCACATTTGGTTATTTAGCTCCAG AGTACATGCAAAGTGGCCGAGCTACAGAAAAGACTGATGTTTACAGTTTTGGCGTTTTGGTTCTTGAAATATTGAGCGGAAAGCGTCCAACTGATGCATCATTCATTGAGAAGGGTCTAAACATTGTTGGCTGG TTGAATTTTTTGGTCACGGAGGACAGACCACGGGAGATAGTAGACTCGTATTGTGAAGGAGTGCAGGCAGAAAGCCTTGATGCACTACTCTCAATTGCAATACAATGTGTCTCTTCGAACCCAGAGGATCGGCCCACTATGCACAGAGTACTCCAGATACTTGAATCTGAAGTGATGACTCCATGCCCCAGCGACTTCTACGACTCCAACTCTGATTGa
- the LOC116017052 gene encoding SH3 domain-containing protein 1-like isoform X1 → MEALKKQASKLREQVAKQQQMIMRHLGQLGNESVMVDEAELQSHQQLEALYRSTRAAKHFQRDIARGIEAHISTSRKEMQIARKLAKDCCKYGNENESGASPIARAALNFGASRAAMEDERETMLGILGQQVSEPLRSMINGAPLEDARHLTHRYDRMRQDLEAQFSEVIRRQSKFRDSSSESLVKLKNSEAKLTDLKSSMLVLGKEAIASMLSVEEEQQQTTYQKLLTMVDAERSYHRNVVATLEKLHSEMILEEQSNESSLQSSFSQREVLDAASNGSSHLGDDDKNGNDFVAKVIHPFDAQADGELSLELDDHVVVRQAAPTGWSEGESKGKCGWFPSAYVEKIGEAPAIKLEGRRESWRGETSTVIQQSHSNS, encoded by the exons ATGGAGGCTTTAAAGAAGCAAGCAAGTAAACTAAGGGAGCAAGTTGCCAAGCAACAGCAA ATGATTATGAGGCACTTGGGCCAGTTGGGCAATGAATCTGTAATGGTAGACGAAGCTGAACTACAGTCTCACCAACAACTTGAGGCATTATACCGATCTACCAGGGCTGCAAAG CATTTTCAAAGGGATATCGCCCGTGGTATAGAAGCACATATTTCAACTAGCCGAAAGGAAATGCAGATAG CTAGAAAGTTGGCTAAGGATTGTTGCAAATATGGGAATGAGAATGAAAGTGGTGCTTCTCCCATTGCAAGGGCTGCTTTGAACTTTGGTGCTTCACGTGCTGCAATGGAAGATGAAAGAGAAACTATGCTTGGGATTTTAGGACAGCAG GTTTCTGAGCCATTACGTTCAATGATTAATGGTGCTCCTCTTGAAGATGCTCGTCATTTGACTCATCGTTATGACAGAATGCGCCAGGATCTTGAAGCCCAG TTTTCCGAAGTAATAAGGCGCCAATCTAAGTTCAGAGATTCTTCTTCCGAGAGTTTAGTAAAGCTCAAAAATTCAGAAGCAAAATTGACTGACCTTAAATCTTCGATGTTGGTTCTTGGGAAGGAGGCAATTGCGTCCATGTTATCTGTAGAGGAGGAGCAGCAACAGACTACTTACCAAAAACTTCTTACAATG GTGGATGCTGAAAGATCTTACCACCGGAATGTCGTTGCTACATTGGAAAAGCTACATTCCGAG ATGATTCTAGAAGAACAATCAAACGAGTCTTCACTACAATCATCATTTTCACAAAGAGAGGTACTTGATGCTGCTTCAAATGGATCTTCTCATCTTGGAGATGACGATAAAAATGGGAATGATTTCGTTGCAAAG GTTATACACCCGTTTGATGCCCAAGCCGATGGTGAGCTAAGCCTTGAACTTGATGATCATGTGGTGGTTCGGCAG GCGGCTCCTACTGGATGGTCTGAAGGAGAAAGTAAGGGTAAATGCGGCTGGTTTCCCTCAGCTTATGTAGAAAAGATAGGCGAAGCCCCAGCAATCAAATTAG AAGGAAGAAGAGAGTCTTGGAGAGGAGAAACCTCTACTGTCATACAACAGAGCCATTCTAACAGCTGA
- the LOC116017052 gene encoding SH3 domain-containing protein 1-like isoform X3, with the protein MEALKKQASKLREQVAKQQQMIMRHLGQLGNESVMVDEAELQSHQQLEALYRSTRAAKHFQRDIARGIEAHISTSRKEMQIARKLAKDCCKYGNENESGASPIARAALNFGASRAAMEDERETMLGILGQQVSEPLRSMINGAPLEDARHLTHRYDRMRQDLEAQFSEVIRRQSKFRDSSSESLVKLKNSEAKLTDLKSSMLVLGKEAIASMLSVEEEQQQTTYQKLLTMVDAERSYHRNVVATLEKLHSEMILEEQSNESSLQSSFSQREVLDAASNGSSHLGDDDKNGNDFVAKVIHPFDAQADGELSLELDDHVVVRQAAPTGWSEGESKGKCGWFPSAYVEKIGEAPAIKLGFY; encoded by the exons ATGGAGGCTTTAAAGAAGCAAGCAAGTAAACTAAGGGAGCAAGTTGCCAAGCAACAGCAA ATGATTATGAGGCACTTGGGCCAGTTGGGCAATGAATCTGTAATGGTAGACGAAGCTGAACTACAGTCTCACCAACAACTTGAGGCATTATACCGATCTACCAGGGCTGCAAAG CATTTTCAAAGGGATATCGCCCGTGGTATAGAAGCACATATTTCAACTAGCCGAAAGGAAATGCAGATAG CTAGAAAGTTGGCTAAGGATTGTTGCAAATATGGGAATGAGAATGAAAGTGGTGCTTCTCCCATTGCAAGGGCTGCTTTGAACTTTGGTGCTTCACGTGCTGCAATGGAAGATGAAAGAGAAACTATGCTTGGGATTTTAGGACAGCAG GTTTCTGAGCCATTACGTTCAATGATTAATGGTGCTCCTCTTGAAGATGCTCGTCATTTGACTCATCGTTATGACAGAATGCGCCAGGATCTTGAAGCCCAG TTTTCCGAAGTAATAAGGCGCCAATCTAAGTTCAGAGATTCTTCTTCCGAGAGTTTAGTAAAGCTCAAAAATTCAGAAGCAAAATTGACTGACCTTAAATCTTCGATGTTGGTTCTTGGGAAGGAGGCAATTGCGTCCATGTTATCTGTAGAGGAGGAGCAGCAACAGACTACTTACCAAAAACTTCTTACAATG GTGGATGCTGAAAGATCTTACCACCGGAATGTCGTTGCTACATTGGAAAAGCTACATTCCGAG ATGATTCTAGAAGAACAATCAAACGAGTCTTCACTACAATCATCATTTTCACAAAGAGAGGTACTTGATGCTGCTTCAAATGGATCTTCTCATCTTGGAGATGACGATAAAAATGGGAATGATTTCGTTGCAAAG GTTATACACCCGTTTGATGCCCAAGCCGATGGTGAGCTAAGCCTTGAACTTGATGATCATGTGGTGGTTCGGCAG GCGGCTCCTACTGGATGGTCTGAAGGAGAAAGTAAGGGTAAATGCGGCTGGTTTCCCTCAGCTTATGTAGAAAAGATAGGCGAAGCCCCAGCAATCAAATTAG GTTTTTATTAG
- the LOC116017052 gene encoding SH3 domain-containing protein 1-like isoform X2 → MEALKKQASKLREQVAKQQQMIMRHLGQLGNESVMVDEAELQSHQQLEALYRSTRAAKHFQRDIARGIEAHISTSRKEMQIARKLAKDCCKYGNENESGASPIARAALNFGASRAAMEDERETMLGILGQQVSEPLRSMINGAPLEDARHLTHRYDRMRQDLEAQFSEVIRRQSKFRDSSSESLVKLKNSEAKLTDLKSSMLVLGKEAIASMLSVEEEQQQTTYQKLLTMVDAERSYHRNVVATLEKLHSEMILEEQSNESSLQSSFSQREVLDAASNGSSHLGDDDKNGNDFVAKVIHPFDAQADGELSLELDDHVVVRQAAPTGWSEGESKGKCGWFPSAYVEKIGEAPAIKLGKEDSK, encoded by the exons ATGGAGGCTTTAAAGAAGCAAGCAAGTAAACTAAGGGAGCAAGTTGCCAAGCAACAGCAA ATGATTATGAGGCACTTGGGCCAGTTGGGCAATGAATCTGTAATGGTAGACGAAGCTGAACTACAGTCTCACCAACAACTTGAGGCATTATACCGATCTACCAGGGCTGCAAAG CATTTTCAAAGGGATATCGCCCGTGGTATAGAAGCACATATTTCAACTAGCCGAAAGGAAATGCAGATAG CTAGAAAGTTGGCTAAGGATTGTTGCAAATATGGGAATGAGAATGAAAGTGGTGCTTCTCCCATTGCAAGGGCTGCTTTGAACTTTGGTGCTTCACGTGCTGCAATGGAAGATGAAAGAGAAACTATGCTTGGGATTTTAGGACAGCAG GTTTCTGAGCCATTACGTTCAATGATTAATGGTGCTCCTCTTGAAGATGCTCGTCATTTGACTCATCGTTATGACAGAATGCGCCAGGATCTTGAAGCCCAG TTTTCCGAAGTAATAAGGCGCCAATCTAAGTTCAGAGATTCTTCTTCCGAGAGTTTAGTAAAGCTCAAAAATTCAGAAGCAAAATTGACTGACCTTAAATCTTCGATGTTGGTTCTTGGGAAGGAGGCAATTGCGTCCATGTTATCTGTAGAGGAGGAGCAGCAACAGACTACTTACCAAAAACTTCTTACAATG GTGGATGCTGAAAGATCTTACCACCGGAATGTCGTTGCTACATTGGAAAAGCTACATTCCGAG ATGATTCTAGAAGAACAATCAAACGAGTCTTCACTACAATCATCATTTTCACAAAGAGAGGTACTTGATGCTGCTTCAAATGGATCTTCTCATCTTGGAGATGACGATAAAAATGGGAATGATTTCGTTGCAAAG GTTATACACCCGTTTGATGCCCAAGCCGATGGTGAGCTAAGCCTTGAACTTGATGATCATGTGGTGGTTCGGCAG GCGGCTCCTACTGGATGGTCTGAAGGAGAAAGTAAGGGTAAATGCGGCTGGTTTCCCTCAGCTTATGTAGAAAAGATAGGCGAAGCCCCAGCAATCAAATTAGGTAAAGAGGATTCGAAATGA
- the LOC116020338 gene encoding uncharacterized protein LOC116020338 translates to MADFSFVSDSDDEKAVEELLSQAMDQSVLEQVAAINCSGFSHSDLPDHLEARFRKLKTFPATKPKPSNPCSKSFNVSQSVDFPGKKEDRAEEKGLKENPDSSIASPIPKLETENHDFSASKKDPDRKMDSEPKSGSGSSSFSVGSPDFSTEPPSPPAKTGCMWCSPKKVSKKKGKENRGATIIGKGFDWGKSDAEFLSDLSTFSKKNQEKMLKKAMKEEEKINREAEKIVQWAKQASARIDFAGLDDELTDNEAHGR, encoded by the coding sequence ATGGCCGATTTTTCGTTTGTTTCAGATAGCGACGATGAAAAGGCGGTGGAGGAGCTTCTGTCTCAGGCGATGGATCAGTCTGTTCTCGAGCAGGTCGCCGCCATAAACTGCTCCGGATTTTCCCACTCCGACCTCCCCGATCACCTCGAAGCTCGCTTTCGGAAGCTCAAAACTTTCCCGGCCACAAAACCCAAACCCTCAAACCCATGCTCTAAAAGCTTCAATGTTTCTCAGTCCGTTGATTTCCCGGGGAAAAAGGAAGATCGAGCCGAGGAGAAGGGTTTGAAGGAGAATCCGGATTCTTCTATTGCTTCACCTATACCAAAATTGGAGACTGAGAATCATGATTTCTCTGCTTCCAAGAAAGACCCAGATAGAAAAATGGATTCTGAGCCGAAATCCGGGTCTGGGTCATCTTCATTTTCTGTGGGTTCGCCCGATTTTTCAACGGAGCCCCCTTCCCCGCCGGCGAAAACTGGGTGCATGTGGTGCTCCCCCAAGAAGGTCTCGAAGAAGAAGGGGAAAGAGAACAGGGGGGCCACTATCATCGGTAAAGGATTCGATTGGGGGAAGAGCGATGCTGAGTTTCTATCGGATTTGAGCACCTTTTCCAAGAAGAATCAGGAGAAAATGCTGAAGAAAGCCATGAAGGAAGAGGAGAAGATCAACAGGGAGGCTGAGAAGATTGTCCAGTGGGCAAAACAGGCCTCTGCTAGGATCGATTTTGCTGGTCTTGATGATGAACTCACTGATAATGAAGCTCATGGACGATGA